The following are encoded in a window of Streptomyces sp. SAT1 genomic DNA:
- a CDS encoding glycosyltransferase family 2 protein, translated as MGNRPDELRALLDSVAKQDGDPVEVVVVGNGSPVPDVPEGVRTVELPENLGIPGGRNVGIEAFGPGGTDVDILLFLDDDGLLARQDTAELCRRAFADDGKLGIISFRIADPDTGVTQRRHVPRLRASDPMRSSRVTTFLGGANAVRTKVLAEVGGLPDEFFYAHEETDLAWRALDAGWMIDYRSDMVLFHPTTAPSRHAVYHRMVARNRVWLARRNLPAPLIPVYLGVWMVLTLARRPSRPALKSWFTGFKEGWTTPCGPRRPMRWRTVWRLTRLGRPPVI; from the coding sequence ATGGGCAACCGCCCCGACGAGCTGCGCGCGCTGCTCGACTCCGTGGCCAAGCAGGACGGCGACCCGGTCGAGGTCGTCGTCGTCGGCAACGGCTCGCCCGTCCCGGACGTCCCCGAGGGCGTACGCACCGTCGAGCTGCCCGAGAACCTCGGCATCCCCGGCGGACGCAACGTGGGCATCGAGGCATTCGGCCCCGGCGGCACCGACGTCGACATCCTGCTCTTCCTCGACGACGACGGCCTGCTCGCCCGCCAGGACACCGCCGAGCTGTGCCGCCGCGCCTTCGCGGACGACGGGAAGCTGGGCATCATCAGCTTCCGCATCGCCGACCCCGACACCGGGGTCACCCAGCGCCGCCACGTGCCCCGGCTGCGGGCCTCCGACCCGATGCGCTCCTCCCGGGTCACCACCTTCCTCGGTGGCGCCAACGCGGTCCGCACCAAGGTCCTCGCCGAGGTCGGCGGCCTGCCGGACGAGTTCTTCTACGCCCATGAGGAGACCGACCTGGCCTGGCGGGCCCTGGACGCGGGCTGGATGATCGACTACCGGTCCGACATGGTGCTGTTCCACCCCACGACCGCGCCCTCGCGGCACGCGGTCTACCACCGCATGGTCGCCCGCAACCGGGTCTGGCTGGCCCGCCGCAACCTCCCGGCCCCGCTGATCCCGGTCTACCTGGGCGTCTGGATGGTCCTCACGCTGGCCCGCCGCCCCTCGCGCCCGGCCCTGAAGTCCTGGTTCACCGGCTTCAAGGAGGGCTGGACCACCCCCTGCGGTCCGCGCCGGCCCATGCGCTGGCGTACCGTCTGGCGGCTCACCCGGCTGGGGCGGCCGCCCGTCATCTGA
- a CDS encoding ABC transporter permease, protein MSETARDDGTGTGAVPPARENLPAARLAAEYGLTVSGARPPLLEYARRLWSRRHFVLAFSRAKLTAQYSQAGLGQLWQVATPLLNAAVYYFVFGMLLRTDRGLPNGTYLPFLVTGVFVFTFTQSSVIAGVRAISGNLGLVRALHFPRAALPVSFALQQLQQLLFSMIVLFAVVMAAGSLPAPSWLLVVPVLLLQFLFNTGLSLIVARMGAGTPDLAQLMPFLLRTWMYASGVMFSIDGMLKGRPEWFIRLMQSNPAAVYMDLMRFALIDGYGASHLPPHVWTLALVWAVIFFSGGFVYFWKAEERYGRG, encoded by the coding sequence GTGAGTGAGACCGCGCGGGACGACGGCACCGGCACCGGCGCGGTGCCGCCGGCCCGGGAGAACCTTCCGGCGGCACGGCTCGCCGCCGAGTACGGGCTGACCGTCAGCGGTGCCCGGCCCCCGCTCCTGGAGTACGCGCGCCGGCTGTGGAGCAGGCGCCACTTCGTCCTGGCCTTCTCCCGGGCGAAGCTGACCGCCCAGTACAGCCAGGCCGGGCTCGGCCAGCTCTGGCAGGTGGCCACCCCGCTGCTGAACGCGGCCGTGTACTACTTCGTCTTCGGGATGCTCCTGCGCACCGACCGGGGGCTGCCGAACGGCACGTATCTGCCCTTCCTGGTCACCGGTGTCTTCGTCTTCACCTTCACGCAGAGCTCCGTCATCGCGGGGGTGCGCGCCATCTCCGGCAACCTCGGCCTGGTGCGCGCCCTGCACTTCCCGCGGGCCGCGCTGCCGGTCTCGTTCGCGCTCCAGCAGCTCCAGCAGCTGCTGTTCTCGATGATCGTGCTGTTCGCCGTGGTGATGGCCGCCGGCAGCCTGCCGGCGCCCTCGTGGCTGCTGGTCGTCCCGGTCCTGCTGCTCCAGTTCCTGTTCAACACGGGCCTGTCGCTGATCGTGGCCCGGATGGGCGCCGGGACCCCGGACCTGGCCCAGCTGATGCCGTTCCTCCTGCGCACCTGGATGTACGCCTCGGGCGTGATGTTCTCCATCGACGGCATGCTCAAGGGCCGGCCGGAGTGGTTCATCCGGCTGATGCAGAGCAATCCGGCCGCCGTCTACATGGACCTGATGCGCTTCGCGCTGATCGACGGCTACGGCGCCTCGCACCTTCCGCCGCACGTCTGGACGCTTGCCCTGGTGTGGGCCGTGATCTTCTTCTCCGGTGGATTCGTCTACTTCTGGAAGGCGGAGGAAAGGTACGGCCGTGGCTGA
- the hpnC gene encoding squalene synthase HpnC yields MTRRNEAPDPERATLDKAAGENFPVAPFFLPRAWRTDLMAVYGFARLVDDIGDGDLAPGGADARLLGATPEQAEDRLALLDAFEADLRRVFDGTPRHPLLRRLQHTVRRCALTPEPFLGLIAANRQDQLVARYETYDDLLAYCELSANPVGRLVLAVTGTSTPERIRRSDAICTALQIVEHLQDVAEDLARDRIYLPASDMKRFHVQEADLATPTAGASVRALVAYEAERARELLNEGAPLVGSVHGRLKLLLAGFVAGGRAAVRAIAAAEYDVLPGPPKPGKVQLLREVGVTLRGEG; encoded by the coding sequence ATGACGCGGAGGAATGAGGCGCCCGATCCGGAACGCGCCACCCTCGACAAGGCCGCGGGCGAGAACTTCCCCGTGGCCCCGTTCTTCCTGCCCCGCGCCTGGCGCACCGACCTCATGGCCGTCTACGGCTTCGCCCGTCTGGTCGACGACATCGGCGACGGCGACCTCGCCCCCGGCGGCGCCGACGCCCGGCTGCTCGGCGCGACGCCCGAGCAGGCCGAGGACCGCCTCGCCCTCCTCGACGCCTTCGAGGCCGACCTGCGCCGGGTCTTCGACGGCACCCCGCGCCACCCCCTGCTGCGCCGCCTCCAGCACACGGTCCGCCGCTGCGCGCTGACCCCCGAGCCCTTCCTCGGCCTGATCGCCGCCAACCGGCAGGACCAGCTCGTCGCCCGCTACGAGACCTACGACGACCTGCTCGCCTACTGCGAGCTGTCCGCCAACCCCGTCGGCCGCCTCGTCCTCGCCGTCACCGGCACCTCCACCCCCGAGCGGATCCGCCGCTCCGACGCGATCTGCACCGCCCTCCAGATCGTCGAGCACCTCCAGGACGTCGCCGAGGACCTCGCCCGCGACCGCATCTACCTGCCCGCCTCGGACATGAAGCGCTTCCACGTCCAGGAGGCGGACCTCGCCACACCCACCGCGGGCGCATCGGTGCGCGCGCTGGTCGCGTACGAAGCCGAACGCGCCCGTGAACTCCTGAATGAAGGCGCCCCCCTGGTGGGTAGCGTCCACGGCAGACTCAAGCTGCTGCTCGCGGGGTTCGTGGCGGGAGGGAGGGCGGCGGTCCGCGCGATCGCCGCCGCCGAATACGACGTACTTCCCGGCCCGCCCAAGCCCGGCAAGGTCCAGTTGCTGCGCGAGGTGGGCGTGACTCTGCGAGGAGAGGGGTGA
- the hpnD gene encoding presqualene diphosphate synthase HpnD produces MIRSVESEQHASAPVLAAYSYCEAVTGQQARNFAYGIRLLPAPKRRAMSALYAFSRRVDDIGDGALADDVKAVRLQDTRALLDRIREGGVEDDDTDPVAVALAHAARTFPIPLGGLDELIDGVLADVRGETYETWDDLKVYCRCVAGAIGRLSLGVFGTEPGARGAERAPEYADTLGLALQLTNILRDVREDAEGGRTYLPADDLAKFGCSAGFRGSTPPEGSDFAGLVHFEVRRARALFAEGYQLLPMLDRRSGACVAAMAGIYRRLLDRIAREPEAVLRGRVSLPGREKAYVAVRGLSGLDTRHVTRQTVRRRA; encoded by the coding sequence GTGATCCGGTCCGTGGAGTCGGAACAGCACGCGTCCGCACCGGTACTCGCCGCCTACAGCTACTGCGAGGCCGTCACCGGACAGCAGGCCCGTAACTTCGCCTACGGCATCAGACTCCTGCCGGCGCCCAAGCGCCGCGCGATGTCGGCGCTGTACGCGTTCTCGCGGCGGGTCGACGACATCGGCGACGGGGCGCTGGCGGACGACGTCAAGGCCGTCCGGCTGCAGGACACCCGGGCCCTGCTCGACCGGATCCGCGAGGGCGGCGTCGAGGACGACGACACCGACCCCGTCGCCGTGGCGCTCGCCCACGCCGCCCGCACCTTCCCGATCCCGCTGGGCGGCCTGGACGAACTCATCGACGGAGTCCTCGCCGACGTGCGCGGCGAGACGTACGAGACCTGGGACGACCTGAAGGTCTACTGCCGGTGCGTGGCCGGGGCCATCGGACGGCTCTCGCTCGGCGTGTTCGGCACCGAGCCCGGCGCGCGCGGCGCCGAGCGCGCCCCCGAGTACGCCGACACGCTGGGTCTGGCGCTGCAACTGACCAACATCCTGCGCGACGTCCGCGAGGACGCCGAGGGCGGCCGCACCTACCTGCCCGCCGACGACCTGGCCAAGTTCGGCTGCTCGGCCGGTTTCCGCGGCTCCACCCCGCCGGAGGGCTCCGACTTCGCCGGCCTGGTCCACTTCGAAGTGCGGCGCGCCCGCGCCCTGTTCGCCGAGGGCTACCAGCTGCTGCCCATGCTGGACCGGCGCAGCGGCGCCTGTGTCGCCGCCATGGCCGGGATCTACCGCCGGCTCCTCGACCGCATCGCCCGCGAACCCGAGGCCGTGCTGCGCGGCCGGGTCTCCCTGCCCGGCCGCGAGAAGGCGTACGTCGCCGTGCGCGGACTGTCCGGCCTGGACACCCGGCACGTCACCCGGCAGACCGTCAGGAGGCGTGCCTGA
- a CDS encoding DUF6380 family protein: MGTSTTGRHAGPRRRATFGCPTASLTATAGRGARAHRGGRTGEGAR, from the coding sequence ATGGGCACCTCGACCACAGGGCGGCACGCGGGCCCGCGACGGCGGGCAACCTTCGGGTGCCCGACGGCGTCACTGACGGCGACGGCCGGCCGGGGAGCACGCGCCCACCGCGGCGGACGTACAGGGGAGGGCGCACGATGA
- the hpnE gene encoding hydroxysqualene dehydroxylase HpnE: MTDGTRPDGDRTAAAPGRHAVVVGGGLAGLTSALALADAGVRVTLLESRPRLGGLAFSFRRGDLTVDNGQHVYLRCCTAYRWFLDRIEGAALAPLQDRLDVPVLDAARPEGRRLGRLRRDPLPVPLHLGRSLATYPHLSLAERARVGRAALALKALDPTDPALDSQDFGSWLAARGQSPRAVEALWDLVGVATLNAVASDASLGLAAMVFKTGLLSDPGAADIGWARVPLGELHDRLARRALDSAGVRTEVRTRVTSVSPHENGRWSVQVPGETLEADTVVLAVPQREAYELLPPGALDAPERLLDIGTAPILNVHVVYDRKVLGRPFVAALGTPVQWVFDRTDASGLKQGQYLALSQSVAQDEIDAPVAELRERYLPELRRLLPRSRGAEVKDFFVTRERTATFAPTPGVGRLRPGARTKAPGLYLAGAWTATGWPATMESAVRSGVGAADAALRALGRPRPSRLFALKETAHRTATGDTPRGPGRQPGETGAAQRGGIR, translated from the coding sequence ATGACCGACGGGACGCGACCGGACGGCGACCGGACGGCGGCGGCGCCCGGACGGCACGCCGTCGTCGTCGGCGGCGGCCTCGCCGGCCTGACCTCCGCGCTCGCCCTCGCCGACGCCGGGGTGCGCGTGACGCTGCTGGAGAGCAGACCGCGTCTGGGCGGCCTCGCCTTCTCCTTCCGGCGCGGTGACCTCACCGTCGACAACGGCCAGCACGTCTACCTGCGCTGCTGCACCGCCTACCGCTGGTTCCTCGACCGGATCGAGGGCGCCGCGCTGGCCCCGCTCCAGGACCGGCTCGACGTGCCCGTCCTGGACGCCGCCAGACCCGAGGGACGTCGGCTCGGCAGGCTGCGCCGCGACCCGCTGCCCGTACCCCTGCACCTCGGGCGCAGCCTGGCCACCTATCCGCATCTCTCGCTCGCCGAGCGCGCCAGGGTCGGCCGCGCCGCGCTCGCCCTCAAGGCGCTGGACCCCACCGATCCCGCGCTGGACAGCCAGGACTTCGGCAGCTGGCTGGCCGCGCGCGGCCAGTCGCCCCGCGCCGTCGAGGCACTGTGGGACCTCGTGGGGGTCGCCACCCTCAACGCGGTCGCCTCCGACGCCTCACTGGGGCTGGCCGCGATGGTGTTCAAGACCGGTCTGCTGTCCGACCCGGGCGCGGCCGACATCGGCTGGGCCCGCGTCCCGCTGGGCGAACTGCACGACCGCCTGGCCCGCAGGGCGCTCGACTCCGCGGGCGTCCGTACCGAGGTCCGTACACGCGTCACCTCCGTCTCCCCCCACGAGAACGGCCGCTGGAGCGTCCAGGTTCCCGGCGAGACCCTGGAAGCCGACACGGTCGTCCTCGCCGTACCCCAGCGCGAGGCGTACGAACTGCTGCCGCCGGGCGCCCTGGACGCCCCGGAACGGCTCCTGGACATCGGCACCGCGCCCATCCTCAACGTCCACGTCGTCTACGACCGCAAGGTCCTCGGCCGGCCCTTCGTCGCCGCCCTCGGCACCCCCGTGCAGTGGGTCTTCGACCGCACCGACGCCTCCGGCCTGAAGCAGGGCCAGTACCTGGCGCTGTCCCAGTCGGTGGCGCAGGACGAGATCGACGCCCCGGTGGCCGAGCTGCGCGAGCGCTACCTGCCCGAGCTGCGCCGGCTGCTGCCGCGCTCGCGCGGCGCCGAGGTGAAGGACTTCTTCGTCACCCGCGAGCGCACGGCCACGTTCGCTCCCACCCCGGGCGTCGGACGGCTGCGTCCCGGCGCCCGCACCAAGGCGCCCGGCCTGTACCTGGCCGGCGCGTGGACCGCCACCGGCTGGCCCGCGACCATGGAGAGCGCGGTCCGCAGCGGCGTCGGCGCGGCGGACGCCGCGCTGCGCGCCCTGGGCCGGCCCCGCCCCAGCCGTCTGTTCGCCCTGAAGGAGACGGCCCACCGCACTGCCACCGGGGACACCCCCCGGGGCCCCGGCCGACAACCGGGAGAGACCGGCGCCGCCCAGCGAGGGGGGATCCGGTGA
- a CDS encoding polyprenyl synthetase family protein, translating to MPTVPPASPAARQTAVDVTALLERGRTLATPVLREAVDRLAPPMDTVAAYHFGWIDAAGNPAHGDGGKAVRPALAVLSAEVTGAAPEAGVPGAVAVELVHNFSLLHDDLMDGDEQRRHRDTVWKVHGPAQAILVGDALFALANEVLLELGTVEAGRAARRLTAATRALIDGQAQDISYEHRDRVSVEECLEMEGNKTGALLACASSIGAVLGGADDATADTLEKYGYHLGLAFQAVDDLLGIWGDPESTGKQTWSDLRQRKKSLPVVAALAAGGEASERLGEILAADAKSSDFENFSEEEFAARAALIEEAGGREWTAQEARRQHTIAIEALDSVNMPDQVRSAFAALADFVVVRKR from the coding sequence GTGCCCACTGTGCCCCCGGCCTCGCCGGCCGCTCGGCAGACCGCGGTGGACGTGACCGCGCTCCTGGAGCGCGGCCGGACCCTGGCGACCCCGGTCCTGCGGGAGGCCGTCGACCGCCTGGCCCCTCCCATGGACACCGTCGCCGCCTACCACTTCGGCTGGATCGACGCCGCCGGCAACCCGGCCCACGGCGACGGCGGCAAGGCCGTGCGCCCCGCCCTCGCGGTGCTCTCCGCCGAGGTCACCGGCGCCGCCCCCGAGGCCGGGGTGCCCGGCGCGGTCGCCGTCGAGCTCGTCCACAACTTCTCCCTGCTGCACGACGACCTCATGGACGGCGACGAGCAGCGCCGCCACCGCGACACCGTCTGGAAGGTGCACGGCCCCGCCCAGGCCATCCTGGTCGGCGACGCCCTGTTCGCGCTCGCCAACGAGGTGCTGCTGGAGCTGGGCACCGTCGAGGCGGGCCGCGCCGCCCGCCGCCTCACCGCGGCCACCCGCGCCCTGATCGACGGCCAGGCCCAGGACATCTCCTACGAGCACCGCGACCGGGTCAGCGTCGAGGAGTGCCTGGAGATGGAGGGCAACAAGACCGGCGCCCTGCTCGCCTGCGCCAGCTCCATCGGCGCGGTGCTCGGCGGCGCGGACGACGCGACCGCCGACACCCTGGAGAAGTACGGCTACCACCTCGGCCTGGCGTTCCAGGCCGTCGACGACCTCCTCGGCATCTGGGGCGACCCGGAGTCCACCGGCAAGCAGACCTGGAGCGATCTGCGCCAGCGCAAGAAGTCCCTGCCGGTGGTGGCCGCCCTCGCGGCGGGCGGAGAAGCCTCCGAGCGGCTCGGCGAGATCCTCGCCGCCGACGCCAAGAGCAGCGACTTCGAGAACTTCTCCGAGGAGGAGTTCGCGGCCCGCGCCGCCCTGATCGAGGAGGCGGGCGGCCGCGAGTGGACCGCCCAGGAGGCACGCCGTCAGCACACCATCGCCATCGAAGCCCTCGACTCCGTGAACATGCCCGACCAGGTCAGGTCCGCGTTCGCGGCGCTCGCCGACTTCGTCGTCGTACGAAAGAGATGA
- the shc gene encoding squalene--hopene cyclase yields MTATTDGSTGATLPSRAAAASETVLTTPVTAGVQEAAAHATRRATDFLLAQQDAEGWWKGDLETNVTMDAEDLLLRQFLGIADEATTRAAALFIRGEQRADGTWATFHGGPGELSTTIEAYVALRLAGDAPDAPHMARASAWIRERGGIAAARVFTRIWLALFGWWKWEDLPEMPPELIYFPDWMPLNIYDFGCWARQTIVPLTIVSAKRPVRPAPFPLDELHTDPLRPNPPRPLAPAASWDGVFQRLDLGLQMFRKVAPKRLRRAAMNSAVRWIIERQENDGCWGGIQPPAVYSVIALHLMGYDLNHPVMRAGLESLDRFTVWREDGARMIEACQSPVWDTCLATIALADAGLPADHPQLVKAADWMLGEQIVRPGDWSVRRPGLPPGGWAFEFHNDNYPDIDDTAEVVLALRRVRHHDPERVDKAIGRGVRWNLGMQSKNGAWGAFDVDNTSPFPNRLPFCDFGEVIDPPSADVTAHVVEMLAVEGLAHDPRTRRGIRWLLDEQEPDGSWFGRWGVNYVYGTGSVVPALTAAGLPGSHPAIRRAVAWLERVQNDDGGWGEDLRSYHDSTEWSGKGASTASQTAWALMALLAAGERDSKAVERGVRWLADTQREDGSWDEPYFTGTGFPWDFSINYHLYRQVFPLTALGRYVHGEPFADRARADRPRAEAQGS; encoded by the coding sequence ATGACAGCGACGACCGACGGAAGCACCGGGGCCACACTGCCGTCCCGCGCTGCCGCGGCCAGCGAAACCGTACTCACCACCCCCGTGACGGCCGGGGTACAAGAAGCCGCCGCACACGCCACCCGGCGTGCCACCGACTTCCTGCTCGCGCAGCAGGACGCCGAGGGCTGGTGGAAGGGCGACCTCGAGACCAACGTCACGATGGACGCCGAGGACCTGCTCCTGCGCCAGTTCCTGGGGATCGCCGACGAGGCGACCACCCGCGCCGCCGCGCTCTTCATCCGCGGCGAGCAGCGCGCGGACGGCACCTGGGCCACCTTCCACGGCGGCCCGGGGGAGCTGTCCACCACCATCGAGGCCTATGTCGCCCTCCGGCTGGCCGGCGACGCGCCCGACGCCCCGCACATGGCGAGGGCGTCCGCCTGGATCCGCGAGCGGGGCGGCATCGCCGCCGCCCGGGTGTTCACCCGGATCTGGCTCGCCCTGTTCGGCTGGTGGAAGTGGGAGGACCTGCCGGAGATGCCTCCGGAGCTGATCTACTTCCCCGACTGGATGCCGCTCAACATCTACGACTTCGGCTGCTGGGCCCGGCAGACCATCGTGCCGCTCACCATCGTCTCGGCCAAGCGCCCGGTGCGTCCCGCGCCGTTCCCGCTGGACGAGCTGCACACCGATCCGCTGCGGCCCAACCCGCCCCGGCCGCTCGCCCCCGCGGCGAGCTGGGACGGCGTCTTCCAGCGCCTGGACCTGGGCCTGCAGATGTTCCGCAAGGTGGCGCCGAAGCGGCTGCGCCGGGCCGCGATGAACTCCGCCGTGCGCTGGATCATCGAACGGCAGGAGAACGACGGCTGCTGGGGCGGCATCCAGCCGCCCGCCGTGTACTCGGTCATCGCCCTGCATCTGATGGGCTACGACCTCAACCACCCCGTGATGCGCGCCGGTCTGGAGTCGCTGGACCGCTTCACGGTCTGGCGCGAGGACGGCGCCCGGATGATCGAGGCGTGCCAGTCCCCGGTCTGGGACACCTGTCTGGCCACCATCGCGCTCGCCGACGCCGGGCTGCCCGCCGACCATCCGCAACTGGTCAAGGCCGCCGACTGGATGCTCGGCGAACAGATCGTGCGCCCCGGCGACTGGTCGGTGCGCCGGCCCGGACTGCCCCCGGGCGGCTGGGCGTTCGAGTTCCACAACGACAACTACCCCGACATCGACGACACCGCCGAGGTGGTCCTGGCCCTGCGCCGGGTCCGCCACCACGACCCGGAGCGCGTCGACAAGGCCATCGGCCGCGGGGTGCGCTGGAACCTCGGCATGCAGTCGAAGAACGGCGCCTGGGGCGCGTTCGACGTCGACAACACCAGCCCCTTCCCCAACCGGCTGCCGTTCTGCGACTTCGGCGAGGTCATCGACCCGCCGTCGGCCGACGTCACCGCGCACGTCGTGGAGATGCTGGCCGTCGAGGGCCTGGCCCACGACCCGCGCACCCGGCGCGGCATCCGCTGGCTGCTGGACGAACAGGAGCCGGACGGCTCCTGGTTCGGCCGCTGGGGCGTCAACTACGTCTACGGCACCGGCTCCGTGGTGCCCGCCCTGACCGCGGCCGGTCTGCCCGGCTCCCACCCGGCGATCCGCCGCGCGGTGGCCTGGCTGGAGCGGGTGCAGAACGACGACGGCGGCTGGGGCGAGGACCTGCGCTCCTACCACGACTCCACGGAGTGGAGCGGCAAGGGCGCCTCGACCGCCTCGCAGACCGCGTGGGCGCTGATGGCGCTGCTCGCGGCCGGCGAGCGGGACTCCAAGGCGGTGGAACGCGGCGTGCGCTGGCTCGCCGACACCCAGCGGGAGGACGGCTCCTGGGACGAGCCGTACTTCACCGGGACCGGCTTCCCCTGGGACTTCTCCATCAACTACCACCTCTACCGGCAGGTCTTCCCGCTCACCGCGCTCGGCCGGTACGTGCACGGTGAACCCTTCGCCGACCGGGCACGGGCCGACCGGCCCCGCGCCGAGGCGCAGGGGAGCTGA
- a CDS encoding 5'-methylthioadenosine/S-adenosylhomocysteine nucleosidase family protein — MSTRPAPDPLLIACALGIEHLALRSGDRGARRAGRRRTADGTDRRSGAGPVTVLRTGMGPRAAERSVTRALADPAWDRSAVLATGFCAGLAPGMHPGDLVVAEETRDPRGTVACVGTELLVKELARTLPGRRVHTGPVTGSDHVVRGPERSDLLATGAIAVDMESAATLLGAVRTGERPVAAVRVVVDAPEHELVRIGTVRGGISAFRVLRAVLPTFFEWHRNVLLPRR, encoded by the coding sequence ATGAGCACCCGGCCCGCCCCGGACCCGCTGCTGATCGCCTGTGCGCTCGGCATCGAGCACCTCGCCCTGCGCAGCGGTGACCGCGGCGCCCGGCGGGCGGGCCGGCGGCGCACCGCGGACGGTACGGACCGGCGCTCCGGCGCCGGGCCGGTCACCGTCCTGCGCACCGGCATGGGACCCCGGGCGGCGGAACGCTCCGTCACCCGGGCCCTGGCCGACCCGGCGTGGGACCGGTCCGCCGTTCTGGCCACCGGCTTCTGCGCCGGCCTCGCCCCGGGGATGCACCCCGGCGACCTGGTCGTCGCCGAGGAGACCCGGGACCCGCGCGGCACCGTCGCCTGCGTCGGCACCGAACTGCTCGTCAAGGAACTCGCCCGCACCCTGCCCGGCCGCAGGGTGCACACCGGGCCCGTCACCGGGTCCGACCACGTCGTCCGCGGTCCCGAGCGGTCCGATCTGCTCGCCACCGGTGCCATCGCGGTCGACATGGAGTCGGCGGCCACGCTGCTCGGCGCCGTCCGTACGGGCGAGCGCCCGGTTGCGGCCGTCCGGGTGGTCGTGGACGCTCCGGAACACGAACTCGTACGCATCGGCACGGTGCGCGGTGGAATATCAGCCTTCCGCGTTCTCCGTGCCGTCCTCCCTACTTTCTTCGAATGGCACCGTAATGTGCTGCTCCCCAGGAGGTGA
- the hpnH gene encoding adenosyl-hopene transferase HpnH has product MAMPLRQSIKVATYLAEQKLRKRDKFPLIVELEPLFACNLKCEGCGKIQHPAGVLKQRMPVAQAVGAVLESGAPMVSIAGGEPLMHPQIDEIVRQLVAKRKYVFLCTNAMLLRKKMDKFTPSPYFAFAVHIDGLRERHDESVAKEGVFDEAVAAIKEAKRRGFRVTTNSTFFNTDTPQTIIEVLNFLNDDLKVDEMMISPAYAYEKAPDQEHFLGVEQTRELFKKAFSGGNRLRWRLNHSPLFLDFLEGKVDFPCTAWAIPNYSLFGWQRPCYLMSDGYVPTYRELVEKTDWDKYGRGKDPRCANCMAHCGYEPTAVLATMGSLKESLRAMRETVSGNRN; this is encoded by the coding sequence ATGGCCATGCCGCTGCGCCAGTCCATCAAGGTCGCTACATATCTGGCCGAACAGAAGCTCCGCAAGCGGGACAAGTTCCCGCTGATCGTGGAGCTGGAACCGCTCTTCGCCTGCAACCTGAAGTGCGAGGGCTGCGGCAAGATCCAGCACCCCGCCGGGGTGCTCAAGCAGCGCATGCCCGTGGCCCAGGCCGTGGGCGCGGTGCTGGAGTCCGGTGCGCCGATGGTGTCCATCGCCGGCGGTGAGCCGCTGATGCACCCTCAGATCGACGAGATCGTCCGCCAGTTGGTGGCCAAGCGCAAGTACGTCTTCCTGTGCACCAACGCCATGCTGCTGCGCAAGAAGATGGACAAGTTCACCCCGTCGCCCTACTTCGCGTTCGCCGTGCACATCGACGGCCTGCGCGAACGGCACGACGAGTCGGTGGCGAAGGAGGGCGTGTTCGACGAGGCCGTGGCCGCCATCAAGGAGGCCAAGCGGCGCGGCTTCCGGGTGACCACCAACTCCACCTTCTTCAACACCGACACCCCGCAGACCATCATCGAGGTGCTCAACTTCCTCAACGACGACCTCAAGGTCGACGAGATGATGATCTCGCCCGCCTACGCCTACGAGAAGGCCCCCGACCAGGAGCACTTCCTCGGCGTCGAGCAGACCCGCGAGCTGTTCAAGAAGGCGTTCTCGGGCGGCAACCGGCTGCGCTGGAGGCTCAACCACTCCCCGCTCTTCCTGGACTTCCTGGAGGGCAAGGTCGACTTCCCGTGCACCGCCTGGGCGATCCCGAACTACTCGCTCTTCGGCTGGCAGCGCCCCTGCTACCTGATGAGCGACGGCTACGTCCCGACGTACCGCGAACTCGTCGAGAAGACCGACTGGGACAAGTACGGCCGCGGCAAGGACCCGCGCTGCGCCAACTGCATGGCGCACTGCGGCTACGAGCCCACCGCCGTCCTCGCCACCATGGGTTCCCTCAAGGAGTCCCTGCGCGCCATGCGCGAGACCGTCTCGGGAAACCGGAACTGA